One genomic segment of Hordeum vulgare subsp. vulgare chromosome 2H, MorexV3_pseudomolecules_assembly, whole genome shotgun sequence includes these proteins:
- the LOC123431006 gene encoding WAT1-related protein At5g64700-like: MEVDGKKPYVIAVIIQVIYTGMLVTSKAAYNEGFNTYVFVFYRQAAASLLLLPLAIVLERKNMRLMSFRLLMKLFLYALCGTTFSLNLYNVSLKLTSATVGSATSNTMPVVTFFIALLLRMEVVKLRSPSGIAKVAGVGLCLAGVLVIALYMGPSLDPVNHHRAFAVAANGDADGRRGAWIMGTFLIVLVNVTWSLWIVLQAALLKEYPHKLLVTATQCVFSAGQCFVVAAVAERDFSRWRLRLDVTLLAVLYTGFVVTGVSYYLQAWCVDMRGPVFLAVWNPLCFVFTIFCSSFFLGEIVHLGSVLGGILLVGGLYSVLWAKSKENRAATRGEPIMINGVEEEKSADEEEKNTRSKQINGQMEHDKEATASPAEQV, translated from the exons ATGGAGGTGGATGGCAAGAAGCCGTACGTGATTGCCGTGATCATACAGGTCATCTACACCGGCATGCTCGTCACCTCCAAGGCGGCGTACAACGAGGGGTTCAACACCTACGTCTTCGTCTTCTACCGCCAGGCCGCCGCTTCTCTTCTCTTGCTGCCTCTCGCCATTGTCCTCGAAAG GAAAAACATGCGGTTAATGTCGTTCCGGTTGCTCATGAAGCTGTTCCTCTATGCCTTATGCGG GACTACATTTAGCTTGAATCTGTACAACGTGAGCCTCAAGTTAACATCTGCAACCGTGGGGTCTGCGACCAGCAACACCATGCCCGTGGTCACCTTCTTCATAGCCCTACTGCTGAG GATGGAAGTGGTGAAGCTGAGGAGCCCCTCAGGCATAGCCAAGGTGGCCGGCGTCGGGCTCTGCCTCGCCGGGGTGCTCGTCATCGCCCTCTACATGGGTCCGTCCCTGGACCCGGTGAACCACCACCGCGCCTTTGCCGTCGCCGCGAACGGAGATGCTGACGGGAGGAGGGGGGCGTGGATCATGGGCACGTTCCTCATCGTGCTCGTCAACGTGACGTGGTCCCTGTGGATCGTCCTGCAGGCCGCGCTGCTCAAGGAGTACCCCCACAAGCTGCTCGTCACGGCGACGCAGTGCGTCTTCAGCGCGGGCCAGTGCTTCGTCGTCGCGGCGGTCGCCGAGAGGGACTTCTCCAGGTGGCGGCTCCGGCTCGACGTCACCTTACTCGCCGTCCTCTACACC GGGTTTGTGGTGACGGGAGTGTCGTACTATCTGCAAGCGTGGTGCGTGGACATGAGAGGGCCCGTCTTCCTCGCCGTGTGGAACCCGCTCTGCTTCGTCTTCACCAttttctgctcctccttcttcctcggagAGATCGTTCACCTCGGCAG TGTCTTGGGtggaattcttcttgttggaggtctGTACAGCGTGCTGTGGGCTAAGAGCAAGGAGAATCGGGCTGCAACGCGTGGTGAGCCGATTATGATCAATGGCGTGGAAGAGGAGAAATCtgcggatgaggaggagaagaacaccaGGAGCAAACAAATTAACGGGCAGATGGAGCACGATAAGGAAGCAACGGCATCGCCTGCGGAACAAGTCTGA